A window of Gammaproteobacteria bacterium contains these coding sequences:
- a CDS encoding 4Fe-4S binding protein — MNQPSSVTEIPIIVVNSNSPGQKLHRRRRWLQVITVLAAVLIPLSGLFRIDVLTGAFVILDRQIDFGDFFIIMGFWLMVSSALVITYSALGTIFCGWSCPQNTLSEWANYWHRRLLGKRSEIMLDGAPMKVSSGKNKWLNWLSLGAILLGFSMVAALVPMLYFYPLDMLWNFVSFQTEERMKGSEYYIYSICVLIIFIDVAYLRHFFCRFMCVYKVWQHSFKTKETLHIVHDSSAADECAHCNFCESACFVEIDPRQTQTYDACINCGECITACESIRGSRKTGASLLSFAMGQPQAIQEQPRNAMITLRSRLFWILPLVTLGLGMFVWGLVSYEPYRFSVYHSDTAQGREINEYRISLAHKFYKPSEVAVAIEGLPEGSYQLESDIMVFDTAQRKYLKFYISDELAPGFYPFSVKVKSNNNDWQSSFRVHHISVKEK; from the coding sequence ATGAATCAGCCATCCTCTGTGACAGAAATTCCGATTATTGTTGTTAACAGCAATAGCCCTGGTCAGAAATTACACCGGCGCCGTAGATGGCTGCAAGTGATAACTGTATTGGCCGCTGTATTGATTCCTTTGTCAGGCTTATTTCGCATCGATGTATTGACAGGTGCCTTCGTTATACTCGACAGGCAGATCGACTTTGGTGATTTTTTTATCATCATGGGTTTTTGGTTGATGGTATCCAGTGCCTTGGTTATTACGTATTCTGCTTTGGGTACCATTTTTTGTGGTTGGTCATGTCCACAAAATACCTTGTCAGAATGGGCTAATTATTGGCATCGACGTTTGCTTGGTAAACGTTCAGAAATAATGCTCGATGGCGCACCGATGAAGGTGTCATCAGGAAAAAATAAATGGCTTAATTGGTTAAGCCTGGGCGCGATATTGCTCGGATTTTCCATGGTCGCTGCTTTGGTGCCAATGCTCTATTTCTATCCTTTGGATATGTTGTGGAATTTTGTTAGCTTTCAGACCGAAGAACGAATGAAAGGGTCTGAGTACTATATTTATAGTATTTGTGTATTGATTATTTTTATTGATGTGGCTTATTTGCGTCATTTCTTTTGTCGTTTTATGTGTGTCTATAAAGTCTGGCAACACTCGTTTAAAACAAAAGAAACACTGCATATTGTGCATGACAGCTCGGCTGCAGATGAGTGCGCGCATTGTAATTTTTGTGAAAGCGCGTGTTTTGTTGAAATTGACCCACGACAAACGCAAACCTATGATGCGTGTATCAATTGTGGCGAATGCATTACAGCATGTGAAAGCATACGCGGCTCACGCAAAACAGGAGCTAGCTTATTGAGTTTTGCTATGGGTCAACCACAAGCAATACAGGAACAGCCACGCAATGCAATGATTACGCTGCGTTCACGCCTATTTTGGATTCTCCCTTTAGTCACATTAGGTTTGGGGATGTTTGTCTGGGGGTTGGTGAGCTATGAACCCTACCGCTTTTCGGTCTATCATAGTGATACAGCGCAAGGGCGCGAGATTAATGAGTATCGTATATCGCTTGCGCATAAGTTCTATAAACCAAGTGAGGTTGCGGTGGCCATAGAAGGCTTGCCTGAGGGTAGTTATCAACTGGAGTCTGATATTATGGTGTTCGACACCGCGCAGCGAAAATACTTGAAATTTTATATCAGTGATGAGTTGGCGCCGGGCTTTTACCCATTTTCAGTCAAAGTAAAATCGAACAATAATGATTGGCAAAGTAGTTTTCGGGTTCATCATATTTCGGTGAAAGAAAAATGA